In Astatotilapia calliptera chromosome 16, fAstCal1.2, whole genome shotgun sequence, one genomic interval encodes:
- the c16h3orf38 gene encoding uncharacterized protein C3orf38 homolog, translated as MSGLSETERAGFTKILSLMTKCDLLSLSDTVTNKMIVVENITEAKETILAFTKNAEELLRRKKVQRDLIFKYLATEGVAMPPNSEKHMLIKRTLELWSSVKVVDENPQGEAASSDVNCGMGFDPLVLGQQFCQWFFQLLNSQNLSLGQQPQDWGPQHFWPDVKLRLLSKAGSEQMEEFLGADLVSCRFLALTRDERLLFSPNLDPHGLKALTSRHGLVLVAVAGTIHRDSVCLGIFEQIFGLIRSPLDNNSWKIKFVNLKIRGQDALSGTDVPAPALTYNSSELQLLCS; from the exons ATGTCAGGACTATCAGAAACAGAGCGTGCTGGATTTACGAAGATACTGAGCCTAATGACAAAATGCGACTTACTGTCACTCAGTGATACGGTCACGAATAAGATGATAGTCGTGGAAAACATTACGG AAGCTAAAGAAACCATTCTCGCCTTCACTAAAAATGCCGAAGAGCTCCTGAGGAGGAAAAAGGTTCAGCGTGACCTGATATTCAAGTACCTGGCTACAGAAGGTGTGGCGATGCCCCCAAATAGCGAGAAACACATGCTTATAAAGAGGACCCTGGAGCTGTGGTCCTCTGTAAAG GTGGTGGATGAAAACCCTCAAGGAGAGGCGGCTTCCTCAGATGTGAACTGTGGGATGGGCTTTGATCCGCTGGTCCTCGGCCAGCAATTCTGTCAGTGGTTCTTCCAGCTGTTGAACAGTCAAAACCTTTCACTTGGCCAACAGCCCCAAGACTGGGGACCACAACATTTCTGGCCTGATGTGAAGTTACGTCTCCTCTCCAA AGCTGGCAGTGAGCAGATGGAGGAGTTTCTGGGTGCTGATCTGGTTAGTTGTCGATTCTTGGCACTGACCAGGGATGAGCGTCTCCTCTTTAGTCCCAATTTGGATCCCCATGGCCTCAAAGCCTTGACCTCTCGTCATGGCTTGGTGTTGGTGGCTGTGGCTGGGACTATTCACAGAGATTCAGTCTGTCTGGGAATCTTTGAACAAATATTTGGCCTTATCCGCTCTCCTCTGGACAACAACAGCTGGAAGATAAAGTTTGTCAACCTGAAAATCAGAGGGCAGGATGCTCTTAGTGGGACAGATGTGCCAGCACCTGCTTTGACCTACAATTCCAGTGAACTGCAGCTTCTCTGTAGCTGA